GCCGTACAGGCTCGGGTGCGATGCGTCGATCAGGTAGGCCGGCTCAACCCGACTGTCGTCCGGCGCCGCTTGCGCGTTGATCCAAGTCTCCGCCTCGGCGAGGCTCGCCGGGCGCAGTGCTTTGAACGCTGCCGGTCCCGCCGCGCGCACGGTCTCCGGCGTTTCGTCGCCGTGCAGTTGCGCGCGGTCAAGCCCGCATTGCGCGAGCGTCGCGCGCACGCGCTCCGGCGTTTCGTTGACGAAGACGCCGACAGCCAGAAATGCGCGCCCGGCAAACTCCGTGCGCAGGCGAGCGATGATACTGGCGGCGGACTCGGGCGCGACGCAGCGCGGGCTCGGCGGGTAGAAGTTGAAACCGAGCAGGTCGGCGCCGGCATCGAGCGCGGCGCGCGCATCGTCGAGCCGTGTCAGACCGCAGATCTTGACGCGCATCATGTTCCGCCAATCAGCGCATGCACCTGCGCGGCGACGCTCTCCGCGAGGATGAGCGACTCGCCGACGAGTATGGCGCGCGCGCCGGCGCGCTGTAAGCGTTCCACGTCCGTGCGCGAGTGAATGCCGCTCTCGCCGACGATGATGCAATCGGGCGGGATCAGCGGCGCAAGCGCCTCGGTCGTCGCCAGATCGGTGCGGAAGGTGCGCAGGTCGCGGTTGTTGATGCCGATCAGCGCGGGCCGCAGCGGCAGCACACGCCGCAACTCGCCCACGTCGTGCACCTCGACCAGCGCAGCCATTCCGAGCGACACCGCCAGCGCATAGAACGCAGTCATCTGCGTATCCGTCAGGATCGCCGCAATCAAGAGGATGGCATCGGCGCCCGCTGCGCGCGTCTCGAAAATCTGCGCCTCGTCGACGATGAACTCTTTGCGGAGGATCGGCAGATCAACGGCCTGCCGTACTGCGCGCAGATCGTCGAGCGTGCCTGCGAAGAACTGTTCGTCGGTCAGCACGGAGACGCAGGCTGCGCCGGAGACCGCATACGCGCGCGCCGTCTTGGCCGCATCGAGGTTGGCGCGGAACACGCCTTTGGACGGCGACTTGCGCTTGACCTCGGCGATCAGGCACACGCGCCCGAACGGATCGCGCAGTGCGCCGGCAAAGTCTCGCGAGCGCGGCGCGACCGCGGCGGCGGCCTGCAACTGCGCCAGCGTGGCGCGCGCGCGCAAGGCAGCTACTTCAATCCGCTTCTGCGCCACAATTTCGTCGAGAATCAACAGAGAACTCCCAACTCCCAAGCCCCAAATCCCAAGACCATATTCCAATTTTTAAGCCCCGGCGGCGCAGCACTGTGCGAAAGCGGCTCCTGAGCCTTGATACCTGACACCTGATGCCTGACACCTGATACCTGACACCTGACACCTGACACCTGATCCCTGACCCCCGATCCCCGATCCCTGATCCCCGATCCCCGTTCTACGCCGGTTTCGGAAATTGCGCGGTAAATACGATCAGCGCGTCGAGCTTCTGCAAGGCACGGCCGGAGTCGAGCGAGTCGGCGGCGATGATCAGCCCAGCGCGCAGATCAGGCGCGGCACTGGCGGCCGTCAAGGCGGCGGCGGCGTTCAGCAACACGGTGTCGCGGCGCGGGCCGCGCTCGCCGCCGAGAATGCGGCGCGTGATCACGGCGTTCTCCTCGGGTGTGCCGCCGCGCAGGTCGTCGAGCGT
The sequence above is a segment of the Chloroflexota bacterium genome. Coding sequences within it:
- a CDS encoding phosphoribosylanthranilate isomerase, with protein sequence MMRVKICGLTRLDDARAALDAGADLLGFNFYPPSPRCVAPESAASIIARLRTEFAGRAFLAVGVFVNETPERVRATLAQCGLDRAQLHGDETPETVRAAGPAAFKALRPASLAEAETWINAQAAPDDSRVEPAYLIDASHPSLYGGTGQTGDWALARALAARFPILLAGGLSADNVSAAVLAVRPWGVDTASGVERAPGLKDAAKMRAFIAAARAA
- the trpC gene encoding indole-3-glycerol phosphate synthase TrpC, with the translated sequence MLILDEIVAQKRIEVAALRARATLAQLQAAAAVAPRSRDFAGALRDPFGRVCLIAEVKRKSPSKGVFRANLDAAKTARAYAVSGAACVSVLTDEQFFAGTLDDLRAVRQAVDLPILRKEFIVDEAQIFETRAAGADAILLIAAILTDTQMTAFYALAVSLGMAALVEVHDVGELRRVLPLRPALIGINNRDLRTFRTDLATTEALAPLIPPDCIIVGESGIHSRTDVERLQRAGARAILVGESLILAESVAAQVHALIGGT